A genomic window from Enoplosus armatus isolate fEnoArm2 chromosome 18, fEnoArm2.hap1, whole genome shotgun sequence includes:
- the entpd2b gene encoding ectonucleoside triphosphate diphosphohydrolase 2 isoform X1, translated as MAQRSAHPVVPIALLVLGLVAILLLTVPTEDVREAPGFMYGIVLDAGSSHTALYIYKWPADKQNGTGVVTQHSECHAKGGGISSYAGQQGAAGQSLEACLEQAVKDIPKERHQLTPVYLGATAGMRLLQLSSPEQAVQILQEVGHKIQSYPFSYQGAAILSGQEEGAYGWVTVNYLLENFIKYGFVGRWLSSGRPTVGALDFGGASTQITFATQEEVEDQHDMIKLHLYGHEYSLYTHSFLCYGRDQALKRLLAHLVKSQGYSESVTHPCYPAGHSRTLKLNSIFNSPCTEKYKPSSYDSEASLTAQGSGHYEHCLGNVSEIFSFDSCPFSQCSFDEVFQPNVTGSFMAFSAFFYIHSFLQRTTGITVSTPSQLEEAAKTVCRMTFNQMLLLAPEQKSRLQDYCASSVFVEILMLRGYRFDETSFPRISFQKKAGDASVGWALGYMLSLSNLLPAESAGLRKALTPGAWGTLIFLFVLLLAAVLVFILLRARDGKTKGGSESTI; from the exons ATGGCTCAGCGCTCCGCTCATCCCGTCGTCCCCATCGCGCTGCTGGTGCTCGGACTCGTTGCCATCCTGCTCCTGACCGTCCCGACCGAGGACGTCCGCGAGGCACCGGGGTTCATG tatGGAATTGTCTTGGATGCCGGATCTTCGCACACAGCTTTGTATATATACAAGTGGCCAGCAGACAAGCAAAATGGCACGGGTGTGGTCACCCAGCACAGTGAATGCCATGCTAAGG GCGGAGGAATCTCCAGCTATGCGGGCCAACAGGGAGCAGCAGGGCAGAGCTTGGAGGCATGTCTGGAGCAGGCGGTGAAGGACATCCCCAAAGAAAGACACCAGCTCACACCTGTGTACCTGGGAGCCACAGCTGGCATGAGGCTTCtgca ACTCTCCAGCCCGGAGCAGGCGGTTCAGATTCTGCAGGAAGTGGGCCACAAAATCCAGTCCTACCCTTTCAGCTACCAGGGGGCGGCCATACTGAGCGGTCAAGAGGAGGGGGCGTACGGCTGGGTCACCGTCAACTACCTCTTAGAGAACTTCATAAAG TATGGTTTCGTGGGCCGCTGGCTCAGCTCGGGCAGGCCCACAGTGGGGGCGCTTGATTTCGGCGGGGCGTCCACCCAGATAACATTTGCGACTCAGGAGGAAGTAGAGGACCAACATGACATGATAAAGCTGCACCTTTATGGCCACGAGTactctctctacacacacagcttcctgTGCTACGGGAGGGACCAGGCCCTCAAGAGACTGCTGGCTCATTTAGTGAAG tCTCAGGGTTACTCGGAGTCAGTCACTCACCCATGCTATCCTGCAGGCCACAGTAGAACTTTAAAGTTGAACAGTATATTCAACTCTCCGTGTACAGAAAAGTACAAACCCAGCTCCTACGACTCCGAGGCCTCTCTGACAGCACAAGGCAGCGGACATTATGAGCACTGTCTGGGCAACGTGTCTGAGATTTTCTCCTTCGATAGCTGCCCCTTCTCCCAGTGCTCCTTTGATGAAGTCTTCCAACCAAATGTCACCGGTAGCTTCATG GCCTTCTCTGCGTTCTTCTACATTCACTCCTTCCTGCAGCGTACCACCGGTATCACTGTTAGCACTCCctcacagctggaggaggcagcCAAAACTGTGTGCAGGATGACTTTCAATCAA ATGCTACTTCTTGCTCCAGAGCAAAAGTCTCGCTTGCAGGACTACTGtgcttcctctgtgtttgttgagATTCTCATGTTGAGAGGATACAGGTTTGATGAGACGTCGTTCCCGCGCATTTCCTTCCAGAAGAAG GCAGGCGACGCCTCGGTGGGTTGGGCTCTGGGTTACATGCTGAGTTTGAGCAATCTGCTGCCGGCAGAGAGTGCGGGGCTGAGGAAGGCCCTGACCCCGGGAGCCTGGGGGACGCTtatctttctctttgtcctcctgcTGGCAGCAGTCTTGGTCTTCATCTTACTCCGGGCTCGTGATGGAAAGACGAAAGGAGGCAGTGAAAGCACCATCTAG
- the entpd2b gene encoding ectonucleoside triphosphate diphosphohydrolase 2 isoform X2, giving the protein MAQRSAHPVVPIALLVLGLVAILLLTVPTEDVREAPGFMYGIVLDAGSSHTALYIYKWPADKQNGTGVVTQHSECHAKGGGISSYAGQQGAAGQSLEACLEQAVKDIPKERHQLTPVYLGATAGMRLLQLSSPEQAVQILQEVGHKIQSYPFSYQGAAILSGQEEGAYGWVTVNYLLENFIKYGFVGRWLSSGRPTVGALDFGGASTQITFATQEEVEDQHDMIKLHLYGHEYSLYTHSFLCYGRDQALKRLLAHLVKSQGYSESVTHPCYPAGHSRTLKLNSIFNSPCTEKYKPSSYDSEASLTAQGSGHYEHCLGNVSEIFSFDSCPFSQCSFDEVFQPNVTGSFMAFSAFFYIHSFLQRTTGITVSTPSQLEEAAKTVCRMTFNQMLLLAPEQKSRLQDYCASSVFVEILMLRGYRFDETSFPRISFQKKATPRWVGLWVTC; this is encoded by the exons ATGGCTCAGCGCTCCGCTCATCCCGTCGTCCCCATCGCGCTGCTGGTGCTCGGACTCGTTGCCATCCTGCTCCTGACCGTCCCGACCGAGGACGTCCGCGAGGCACCGGGGTTCATG tatGGAATTGTCTTGGATGCCGGATCTTCGCACACAGCTTTGTATATATACAAGTGGCCAGCAGACAAGCAAAATGGCACGGGTGTGGTCACCCAGCACAGTGAATGCCATGCTAAGG GCGGAGGAATCTCCAGCTATGCGGGCCAACAGGGAGCAGCAGGGCAGAGCTTGGAGGCATGTCTGGAGCAGGCGGTGAAGGACATCCCCAAAGAAAGACACCAGCTCACACCTGTGTACCTGGGAGCCACAGCTGGCATGAGGCTTCtgca ACTCTCCAGCCCGGAGCAGGCGGTTCAGATTCTGCAGGAAGTGGGCCACAAAATCCAGTCCTACCCTTTCAGCTACCAGGGGGCGGCCATACTGAGCGGTCAAGAGGAGGGGGCGTACGGCTGGGTCACCGTCAACTACCTCTTAGAGAACTTCATAAAG TATGGTTTCGTGGGCCGCTGGCTCAGCTCGGGCAGGCCCACAGTGGGGGCGCTTGATTTCGGCGGGGCGTCCACCCAGATAACATTTGCGACTCAGGAGGAAGTAGAGGACCAACATGACATGATAAAGCTGCACCTTTATGGCCACGAGTactctctctacacacacagcttcctgTGCTACGGGAGGGACCAGGCCCTCAAGAGACTGCTGGCTCATTTAGTGAAG tCTCAGGGTTACTCGGAGTCAGTCACTCACCCATGCTATCCTGCAGGCCACAGTAGAACTTTAAAGTTGAACAGTATATTCAACTCTCCGTGTACAGAAAAGTACAAACCCAGCTCCTACGACTCCGAGGCCTCTCTGACAGCACAAGGCAGCGGACATTATGAGCACTGTCTGGGCAACGTGTCTGAGATTTTCTCCTTCGATAGCTGCCCCTTCTCCCAGTGCTCCTTTGATGAAGTCTTCCAACCAAATGTCACCGGTAGCTTCATG GCCTTCTCTGCGTTCTTCTACATTCACTCCTTCCTGCAGCGTACCACCGGTATCACTGTTAGCACTCCctcacagctggaggaggcagcCAAAACTGTGTGCAGGATGACTTTCAATCAA ATGCTACTTCTTGCTCCAGAGCAAAAGTCTCGCTTGCAGGACTACTGtgcttcctctgtgtttgttgagATTCTCATGTTGAGAGGATACAGGTTTGATGAGACGTCGTTCCCGCGCATTTCCTTCCAGAAGAAG GCGACGCCTCGGTGGGTTGGGCTCTGGGTTACATGCTGA
- the phpt1 gene encoding 14 kDa phosphohistidine phosphatase isoform X2 — MCTQTKAAALMADIPRADIDPSGVFKYVLVRVHSREEGDDAEVDIVRGYGWAEYHGEADIYDKVSEELEKGGHLDCECIGGGRIKHDSQAKKIHVYGYSMGFGRANHAVTTEKLKARYPDYEVTWDNEGY, encoded by the exons ATGTGCACTCAGACGAAGGCTGCGGCTCTGATGGCCGACATACCGCGGGCAGACATCGACCCGTCCGGCGTGTTCAAGTACGTCCTGGTCAGGGTTcacagcagggaggagggagacgacGCGGAGGTAGATATAGTCCGAGGATACGGTTGGGCTGAGTACCACGGTGA AG ctgatATCTATGACAAGGTTTCTGAGGAGTTGGAAAAGGGTGGCCACCTGGACTGCGAGTGTATCGGAGGAGGGAGGATCAAACATGACTCCCAAGCCAAGAAGATCCACGTCTATGGATACTCCATG GGATTTGGAAGAGCAAACCACGCAGTAACTACTGAGAAGCTAAAGGCTCGGTATCCAGACTATGAGGTGACCTGGGACAATGAAGGATACTGA
- the phpt1 gene encoding 14 kDa phosphohistidine phosphatase isoform X1, translated as MCTQTKAAALMADIPRADIDPSGVFKYVLVRVHSREEGDDAEVDIVRGYGWAEYHADIYDKVSEELEKGGHLDCECIGGGRIKHDSQAKKIHVYGYSMGFGRANHAVTTEKLKARYPDYEVTWDNEGY; from the exons ATGTGCACTCAGACGAAGGCTGCGGCTCTGATGGCCGACATACCGCGGGCAGACATCGACCCGTCCGGCGTGTTCAAGTACGTCCTGGTCAGGGTTcacagcagggaggagggagacgacGCGGAGGTAGATATAGTCCGAGGATACGGTTGGGCTGAGTACCACG ctgatATCTATGACAAGGTTTCTGAGGAGTTGGAAAAGGGTGGCCACCTGGACTGCGAGTGTATCGGAGGAGGGAGGATCAAACATGACTCCCAAGCCAAGAAGATCCACGTCTATGGATACTCCATG GGATTTGGAAGAGCAAACCACGCAGTAACTACTGAGAAGCTAAAGGCTCGGTATCCAGACTATGAGGTGACCTGGGACAATGAAGGATACTGA